From one Candidatus Chlorobium masyuteum genomic stretch:
- the purE gene encoding 5-(carboxyamino)imidazole ribonucleotide mutase, protein MTKETALHSSSPVVGILMGSDSDFEIMREASLVFDEFGISSEISVISAHRTPHDLEEYATSAIERGLKVIIAGAGGAAHLPGVTAAMTVLPVIGVPIFSKKLNGQDSLYSIVQMPAGIPVATVGIDNARNAALLAIQILALSDEPLMAALIEFRNKLADASRQKTAKIREKLHAKG, encoded by the coding sequence ATGACAAAAGAAACAGCACTGCACTCCTCCTCACCGGTTGTCGGCATACTGATGGGTTCGGACTCCGATTTCGAAATCATGAGGGAGGCCTCACTGGTTTTTGATGAGTTCGGAATCTCTTCGGAGATCTCCGTCATTTCAGCCCACCGCACTCCCCACGACCTCGAAGAGTATGCAACGTCTGCCATAGAGCGCGGCCTTAAAGTCATTATTGCCGGAGCCGGCGGTGCAGCGCACCTTCCCGGCGTTACGGCAGCCATGACCGTACTTCCGGTAATCGGCGTACCGATTTTCAGCAAAAAACTTAACGGGCAGGACTCACTCTACTCTATCGTCCAGATGCCTGCAGGCATTCCGGTTGCGACCGTCGGGATCGACAATGCCCGTAACGCGGCACTGCTTGCCATCCAGATTCTTGCGCTCTCCGATGAACCACTGATGGCCGCACTCATTGAGTTCCGCAATAAACTTGCTGATGCTTCGCGCCAGAAAACCGCGAAAATCAGGGAAAAACTGCATGCAAAAGGCTGA
- a CDS encoding energy transducer TonB, whose product MSSKLKKVHQETYQRKALTWSFGDEFLDTETLRKLHYGNLVLRRQAHLFLSHGVITAVVLLSLFWLVTANWKLISSLTGLFADDKAPMVECYEVVTSVTQLPPPPPLNAPEPVPVTPSAAVPAPPNVGKIKQVSQAEVPLQQTVATQKELKQAIQTTGAGSGSGTGSGDEVPMYVPCEKLPGFLDQKKPLYPEMAKIAGITGKVFVSVLIGEDGRPIKAKVMKRIPADCTVFDAVTIKSLMESKYYPAMQNGSPIKVWFTVPVKFQLD is encoded by the coding sequence GTGTCTTCAAAGTTAAAAAAAGTCCATCAGGAAACCTATCAGCGTAAAGCGCTCACCTGGTCTTTCGGTGATGAGTTTCTTGATACTGAAACTCTGCGCAAGCTGCATTACGGCAATCTTGTTCTCCGCCGGCAGGCCCATCTTTTTCTGAGCCACGGAGTTATTACCGCTGTCGTGCTTCTCTCTCTGTTCTGGCTTGTGACGGCCAACTGGAAGCTTATCTCTTCATTGACCGGCTTGTTTGCCGATGACAAGGCCCCGATGGTTGAGTGCTATGAAGTTGTGACCAGTGTTACGCAGCTTCCTCCTCCGCCACCGCTCAATGCTCCCGAGCCGGTTCCCGTGACCCCTTCAGCGGCGGTTCCAGCGCCTCCGAATGTCGGTAAAATCAAACAGGTGAGTCAGGCGGAAGTGCCTCTTCAGCAGACAGTTGCTACCCAGAAGGAGCTTAAACAGGCAATACAGACCACCGGTGCAGGTTCGGGATCGGGAACCGGTTCAGGTGATGAGGTTCCGATGTATGTTCCCTGTGAGAAGCTGCCCGGTTTTCTTGACCAGAAAAAACCGCTCTATCCGGAAATGGCAAAAATTGCCGGAATTACGGGGAAGGTATTTGTCAGTGTGCTGATCGGTGAAGATGGCCGGCCCATCAAGGCGAAGGTTATGAAGCGTATTCCGGCGGACTGCACCGTCTTTGATGCCGTGACCATCAAGTCTTTGATGGAGTCGAAATACTACCCTGCGATGCAGAACGGCAGCCCGATAAAGGTGTGGTTTACCGTGCCGGTTAAGTTCCAGCTCGACTGA
- a CDS encoding autotransporter domain-containing protein, translated as MSIILLLAVISDKSADGAVFTVSNSGDSGYGTFNQAILNLNSAGAGANAIEFTATDPEITLFSTPEFIKKPAVIMTNNGGAPLQVNHVTATANARTLKVTTNVQVSLSDEMLTLGMQSSNTGSVTLYSADNLIISGNLGSNLLNTSTSSSAYGVYAGGSLSVSGEVSRGTTISSQATGSVYALYSVGNISVSGELSGSVSANATSGGTAYGIRSGMSKTTTLNLGGGVTSSATITATAVNTVNNSDSTVYGIYSGGTIIIGQRGQTTGISGTISATAGYDTVYGVRGNTVTVHGGVTRTGRITASAGRNNAFALDATTTLDIVGNLWGDISATAMTGGTAYALNAGSALTITGDIAASSTITASAGSSKAYAIFAEDGPVVINGSVSGSLSATTGTTSAYGISAGSSLDITGDISEGSTVTASAGTGIAYGMHGWTGLTIGGRIGGEVIAKTTKSGGRVYGLYGGSDEGSSLTITGGIAESGSIMAEGVSGSTACGIYSAGSVTIGRSGGTTGISGLIVADAGLDDAYGISGNAVTLYGGVRATGSIRAEAAESGAWGIYSASTLEVTGDIAASSSISASSGTTKAAALYAEGGDLTIRGSVGGELLATAGTSGAYGIYSGSSLTLVGDLSGRIDVSSRKGSKAHALHAGSSLIITGNIAESAKIIASAATTEAYALYAGSGVISVRGELSGEVSATTGSNNAAGIYAKAGIHGTTERDALTVSGMVTAVAKGAAAGIMSEGPMNIFVSGTLSGVDNKNGTLGYAIYSGGFAGSGEFSDSLASDDSVVVAESGMLFGNVSLGAGSDMMTMRDSGSVTGDLDFGENNDALWMSGFSSVTGSIVMGSGSDSLIMTGGSMVNGSINFGEGSDLLHLMENARVTGDIDFGTGDDTLSLDNGTVLASTVRFDKGDDRIELSGDVDISRSPLIDGGSGDESAGDRIVLSSWNGVITDAFKGWERIEVAGASCVNLDLDDLLRLAPSYGQQLTFMIEAGSTVMATGNSPGRYEITGNLENSGLLDLRDGEANDRVTVSATYTGGGGSLGLDLALGGGSQNNQDALDLLSVGRVSVAGSGTVLGSTALLVRNISEKGKIKMTTGGNGILVAKVYGTSSSNAFSVDGSSPVFRGANVRVVKVGRDWYLQILSAPNVDTTTDLSDEELSDYSIDTSVEAIESSGIPEEHRVIQAIVPMLERHGAESVPRFRDRQIYYWSRGDHGGQESWWIRTTGSRFLFRAESGGQPAETGGYRSAMQIGSDLKAFRFSNGMLRHGLYAGTGYVKSDIMEEGGVSAGKVDAFTMNIGGYSSVELSGTTFLEGVVQATRYDIDASFKGGAKSSGRFWGFSASLESGSRIGIAGSFFLEPRAQLILMRLGGFGMETPAGGVDLHEKSTLLGRAGLIGKFEPEGLSFSPFFEVNTERDSGASSQVTYKESGRSLRVDADRIHVGGAVGIISRNVKRSGMEYSVRTGVNLGLSGYGSREYQLGVALRKSW; from the coding sequence TTGTCAATTATACTGCTTCTTGCTGTGATCTCCGATAAGAGCGCTGACGGGGCGGTTTTTACGGTCAGCAATTCCGGTGACAGCGGATACGGAACCTTTAACCAGGCGATTCTTAATCTGAACAGTGCCGGGGCCGGAGCGAATGCAATCGAATTTACTGCAACTGATCCTGAAATAACTCTTTTTTCAACGCCGGAATTCATAAAAAAACCGGCGGTGATCATGACCAATAATGGCGGGGCTCCCTTACAGGTAAACCACGTGACGGCGACAGCAAATGCCAGGACCCTGAAGGTGACTACGAACGTGCAGGTTTCTCTATCGGATGAGATGCTGACACTTGGTATGCAGAGCAGTAATACCGGAAGTGTCACACTCTACTCTGCCGACAATCTCATCATTTCAGGAAATCTTGGCAGTAATCTGCTCAACACGTCAACCAGCAGTTCGGCTTATGGAGTATATGCCGGTGGATCACTCTCTGTATCAGGGGAGGTTTCAAGAGGAACAACGATCTCTTCACAAGCTACCGGAAGTGTCTACGCGCTCTATTCGGTTGGAAATATTTCAGTAAGTGGCGAGCTGTCCGGTTCTGTTTCGGCAAACGCAACGAGCGGCGGAACCGCTTACGGGATCAGGAGCGGAATGTCGAAAACAACGACACTGAATCTCGGCGGCGGAGTCACGTCATCAGCCACTATCACGGCAACGGCAGTCAATACCGTAAATAATTCGGATAGCACTGTTTATGGTATCTATTCCGGTGGCACGATCATTATCGGTCAACGTGGCCAAACAACAGGTATCAGTGGTACAATATCTGCAACAGCGGGATATGATACGGTTTATGGCGTTCGGGGTAATACCGTTACCGTTCATGGAGGAGTCACCCGGACGGGGAGAATAACCGCATCGGCAGGCCGGAATAATGCTTTTGCTCTGGATGCTACCACAACGCTTGATATTGTCGGTAATCTGTGGGGCGATATCAGTGCTACGGCCATGACCGGTGGAACAGCTTATGCCCTGAATGCCGGGAGTGCGCTCACCATTACCGGCGATATTGCTGCATCATCTACTATTACAGCCTCAGCAGGGAGTTCAAAAGCGTATGCGATCTTTGCTGAGGATGGTCCAGTTGTCATAAACGGATCCGTGAGCGGTAGCCTCTCTGCTACAACAGGGACGACAAGTGCTTATGGTATCTCTGCGGGCTCTTCACTCGATATCACGGGAGATATATCGGAAGGTTCGACAGTGACGGCGAGTGCAGGAACCGGTATCGCGTATGGTATGCATGGCTGGACAGGGTTGACTATTGGTGGTAGAATCGGCGGGGAGGTTATTGCGAAAACAACGAAGAGCGGCGGCCGGGTATATGGATTGTATGGGGGGAGTGATGAGGGGAGCAGCCTCACCATAACTGGGGGAATAGCTGAAAGCGGAAGTATCATGGCGGAGGGTGTCAGCGGATCGACAGCCTGTGGTATTTATTCAGCAGGAAGCGTGACGATAGGACGGAGTGGCGGTACGACAGGGATCAGTGGATTGATAGTTGCGGATGCGGGCCTGGACGATGCGTACGGAATCAGCGGGAATGCGGTTACACTCTACGGAGGAGTAAGAGCGACAGGAAGTATAAGAGCTGAGGCGGCAGAGTCGGGCGCCTGGGGTATCTATTCCGCCTCCACCCTTGAAGTCACAGGTGACATTGCTGCTTCATCCTCAATTTCAGCATCATCAGGGACAACGAAAGCGGCTGCTCTGTATGCTGAGGGAGGAGATCTGACAATCAGGGGCTCAGTCGGAGGAGAGCTGCTTGCCACAGCAGGCACCTCCGGAGCCTATGGTATCTATTCCGGCTCATCGCTCACCCTTGTCGGTGATCTTTCCGGCAGGATCGATGTTTCTTCAAGGAAAGGATCAAAAGCTCATGCCCTGCATGCAGGTTCATCACTGATCATTACCGGCAATATCGCCGAATCTGCAAAGATCATTGCTTCAGCAGCCACGACAGAAGCCTATGCTCTTTACGCCGGGAGCGGCGTAATTTCAGTCAGAGGAGAGCTTTCAGGCGAAGTGAGTGCGACAACCGGAAGTAATAACGCCGCCGGGATCTATGCAAAAGCAGGTATTCATGGAACAACAGAAAGAGATGCATTGACCGTTTCAGGGATGGTTACGGCTGTGGCAAAAGGAGCTGCTGCGGGTATTATGAGTGAAGGCCCGATGAATATTTTTGTTTCCGGTACACTCTCCGGTGTCGATAACAAAAACGGAACTCTTGGGTATGCCATCTATTCAGGAGGGTTTGCCGGAAGCGGGGAGTTTTCGGACTCTCTTGCTTCTGACGACAGCGTTGTTGTGGCTGAAAGCGGGATGCTTTTTGGTAACGTCTCTCTTGGAGCGGGCAGTGATATGATGACGATGCGTGATTCGGGAAGTGTAACGGGTGATCTGGATTTCGGGGAGAACAATGATGCTTTGTGGATGAGCGGCTTCTCCTCAGTAACGGGGAGTATTGTTATGGGGTCAGGCAGTGATTCCCTGATCATGACGGGAGGCTCAATGGTAAACGGATCGATCAATTTCGGCGAAGGCAGTGATCTGCTGCATCTTATGGAGAACGCAAGGGTAACGGGCGATATTGATTTCGGGACAGGAGATGATACGCTGAGTCTGGACAACGGCACTGTTCTGGCTTCAACGGTCAGGTTCGACAAAGGGGATGACCGGATTGAGCTGAGCGGTGATGTTGATATTTCCCGATCGCCACTCATCGATGGCGGGAGCGGAGATGAGTCGGCAGGTGACAGGATTGTGCTCTCCTCCTGGAACGGGGTTATCACTGATGCGTTTAAAGGATGGGAACGGATTGAAGTGGCTGGAGCATCCTGCGTCAATCTGGATCTTGATGATCTTCTGCGTCTTGCACCCTCTTACGGTCAGCAGCTTACCTTTATGATCGAAGCCGGATCAACCGTAATGGCTACCGGAAACTCGCCGGGAAGGTATGAGATTACCGGTAATCTTGAAAACAGCGGACTGCTCGATCTGCGCGATGGTGAAGCTAATGACCGGGTGACGGTAAGTGCAACCTATACTGGAGGTGGCGGTTCGCTTGGGCTTGATCTGGCATTGGGAGGCGGAAGCCAGAACAACCAGGATGCGCTTGATCTCCTTTCGGTTGGCCGGGTCAGTGTGGCTGGAAGCGGGACTGTACTTGGTTCAACCGCTCTTCTGGTGAGAAATATCTCCGAGAAAGGAAAAATTAAAATGACAACAGGAGGCAATGGTATTCTTGTTGCAAAGGTCTATGGAACAAGCAGTTCGAATGCCTTCTCCGTGGATGGTTCATCCCCGGTTTTTCGCGGTGCCAATGTAAGAGTGGTTAAGGTCGGAAGAGACTGGTATCTGCAGATTCTGAGCGCTCCGAATGTTGATACGACCACCGATCTTTCAGATGAAGAGTTATCAGATTATTCCATTGACACTTCTGTTGAGGCTATCGAGAGTTCAGGGATTCCGGAAGAGCACCGGGTAATACAGGCGATTGTCCCGATGCTTGAGCGTCATGGAGCGGAGTCGGTTCCACGGTTCCGTGACCGTCAGATCTATTACTGGTCTCGGGGGGATCATGGAGGGCAGGAATCATGGTGGATTCGCACAACCGGAAGCCGATTTCTCTTTCGTGCAGAGAGTGGCGGTCAGCCAGCAGAGACGGGAGGCTATCGCAGTGCCATGCAGATAGGCAGCGATCTTAAGGCGTTCAGATTCAGTAACGGTATGCTTCGACACGGTCTTTATGCCGGAACCGGGTATGTGAAGTCTGATATCATGGAAGAGGGTGGGGTGAGTGCCGGAAAAGTCGATGCGTTTACGATGAATATTGGCGGGTATTCGAGTGTTGAACTCTCCGGAACAACTTTTCTTGAAGGGGTTGTGCAGGCGACCAGATATGATATTGATGCGTCGTTCAAAGGGGGAGCAAAGAGCAGCGGGAGATTCTGGGGGTTTAGTGCCTCGCTTGAAAGCGGGTCAAGGATTGGAATTGCCGGATCATTTTTTCTTGAACCCCGGGCTCAGCTGATCTTGATGCGTCTTGGCGGGTTCGGGATGGAAACTCCGGCAGGAGGAGTAGATCTGCATGAAAAGAGTACTTTACTTGGTCGTGCAGGTCTGATCGGGAAATTCGAGCCTGAAGGGCTCTCATTCTCACCTTTTTTCGAAGTCAATACCGAGAGGGATTCAGGCGCATCATCACAAGTTACCTATAAAGAGAGTGGCCGAAGCCTGAGGGTTGATGCGGATCGGATTCATGTCGGGGGAGCTGTAGGGATCATCAGCCGGAATGTAAAGCGGAGCGGCATGGAGTACTCAGTCAGGACAGGTGTCAATTTAGGCCTGAGCGGTTATGGGTCGCGGGAGTATCAGCTCGGCGTTGCATTGCGCAAAAGCTGGTAG
- a CDS encoding aspartate aminotransferase family protein: MKHLPITRETEQQLFFHNYARLPIAVSHGEGMWLVGDDGTRYLDMLSGIGVNALGYGDKRLVEAISTQAAKLIHASNLFMMQPQFELAEKLLELSGLSKLFFANSGTEAIEAAIKMARKWAAQSGDQHKKEVLSLSNCFHGRTYGALSLTAKAKYSDGFEPLLPETGMITFNDIADLETKVSVKTAAVFIEVVQGEGGIHRISQPFIDRLKELRQQYNFLIVADEIQAGCGRTGTFFSYTQLNADPDLVCLAKPLGGGLPLSAVIGSEKVADVLSYGNHGTTFGGNPVACAAGIAMINAIDEDKLMENASAIGSYIHDKLQLLAAKHPQILEIRQYGLMIGITVDKEAKYYVEQALQKGVLVNATSVNVIRLLPPLCITREEAQHCIDTLDEIFSEESAG; encoded by the coding sequence ATGAAACACCTGCCCATCACACGGGAAACCGAACAGCAACTTTTTTTTCATAACTACGCCCGGCTGCCGATTGCCGTGTCGCATGGCGAAGGGATGTGGCTGGTCGGTGATGACGGCACCCGTTATCTCGATATGCTTTCAGGAATCGGTGTCAATGCACTCGGATATGGCGACAAACGGCTTGTTGAAGCCATAAGCACGCAGGCTGCAAAGCTTATCCATGCTTCGAACCTCTTCATGATGCAGCCTCAGTTTGAACTGGCCGAAAAGCTGCTTGAACTCTCCGGGCTCTCGAAGCTCTTTTTTGCCAATAGCGGCACGGAAGCCATTGAGGCGGCCATCAAGATGGCAAGAAAATGGGCTGCCCAATCGGGCGACCAGCATAAAAAAGAGGTGCTCTCGCTGAGCAACTGTTTTCACGGCAGAACCTACGGCGCACTGTCGCTCACGGCAAAAGCCAAATACAGTGATGGTTTTGAACCGCTGCTCCCCGAAACAGGGATGATAACCTTCAATGACATTGCAGATCTCGAAACAAAAGTTTCCGTAAAAACCGCCGCCGTGTTCATTGAAGTGGTACAGGGCGAAGGCGGAATTCACCGGATTTCCCAGCCATTTATTGACCGCTTGAAAGAGCTGCGGCAGCAGTACAACTTTTTGATTGTTGCCGATGAAATTCAGGCGGGATGCGGCAGGACCGGAACGTTTTTCAGCTATACCCAGCTCAATGCCGATCCTGATCTGGTCTGTCTGGCCAAACCTCTCGGCGGCGGACTACCGCTCTCTGCCGTGATCGGCAGCGAAAAGGTAGCTGATGTTCTCTCCTACGGCAATCACGGCACTACCTTCGGTGGCAATCCGGTCGCCTGTGCTGCGGGAATTGCCATGATCAATGCCATTGATGAGGACAAGCTCATGGAAAATGCTTCAGCAATCGGCAGCTATATTCACGACAAGCTTCAGCTACTGGCCGCAAAACACCCGCAAATCCTTGAGATTCGGCAGTATGGGCTGATGATCGGCATTACCGTGGACAAGGAGGCCAAATATTATGTTGAACAGGCCCTGCAGAAAGGGGTGCTTGTCAACGCCACCAGCGTGAACGTCATAAGGCTTCTCCCCCCGCTCTGCATCACCAGAGAGGAGGCTCAACACTGTATCGATACCCTTGATGAAATCTTCAGCGAAGAGAGCGCAGGGTAA
- the hemN gene encoding oxygen-independent coproporphyrinogen III oxidase, protein MATNLAVKYSNPGPRYTSYPTIPSWSTDGVTQEEWKEAMVKGFNDSNETTGISLYIHIPYCENHCYFCGCNAHRTQDHSYETPYLEALLKEWKMYTDVFPGRLNVKEMHIGGGTPTFFSPENLTRLIDGICKNVNKMDNYMFSFETNPKSTSREHLEALYSVGFRRMSFGIQDFDPIVQQEINRIQSFELVKEKIDLAREIGFTSINFDLVYGLPKQTLATITDTIQKVMELKPDRLAFYAYGHNPHMYEGQRKFKEEDLPVGDVKQELYDKGSAMLESIGYHEIGMDHFAIEGDALYIAAKNGTLHRNFMGYTENTTQMMLALGSSSISDTWYAFAQNERDDTSYIKAVNEDRFPLHRGHLLTDEDLVLRRHILNLMCKQETSWADPKLYTEELDIALYRLEDMENDGLVVLGDKSVRVTEVGIPFLRNICMAFDARLWSSDSLSKAYNVSRDIQKTYIEKARLAKEAQQVS, encoded by the coding sequence ATGGCAACTAATCTCGCAGTAAAGTACAGTAATCCCGGTCCCCGTTACACCAGTTATCCCACAATTCCCTCATGGAGCACCGACGGTGTAACCCAGGAAGAGTGGAAAGAGGCTATGGTCAAAGGGTTCAATGACAGCAACGAGACCACAGGAATCAGTCTGTACATTCATATTCCCTACTGTGAGAACCACTGTTACTTCTGCGGCTGCAATGCTCACCGCACCCAGGATCACTCCTACGAGACCCCCTATCTTGAGGCTCTGCTTAAAGAGTGGAAGATGTACACCGATGTTTTTCCGGGCCGTCTCAATGTCAAGGAGATGCACATTGGCGGCGGTACGCCAACCTTTTTCAGTCCCGAGAATCTTACCCGCCTTATTGACGGTATCTGTAAAAACGTCAACAAGATGGATAATTATATGTTCAGCTTTGAGACCAACCCGAAGTCAACCTCAAGGGAGCACCTTGAGGCGCTCTACAGCGTCGGCTTCCGCCGCATGAGCTTCGGAATTCAGGATTTTGACCCGATTGTACAGCAGGAGATCAACCGTATCCAGTCATTTGAGCTGGTCAAGGAGAAGATTGACCTGGCTCGTGAGATTGGATTCACCTCAATCAATTTTGACCTTGTCTACGGTTTGCCGAAGCAGACGCTTGCCACCATTACCGATACCATCCAGAAGGTTATGGAGCTGAAGCCCGATCGTCTGGCTTTTTATGCCTATGGCCACAACCCGCACATGTACGAAGGTCAGCGGAAGTTCAAGGAGGAGGATCTGCCGGTTGGGGACGTGAAGCAGGAGCTCTACGACAAGGGAAGCGCCATGCTTGAGTCCATCGGTTATCATGAAATCGGCATGGACCACTTCGCCATTGAAGGAGATGCGCTCTACATTGCCGCCAAAAATGGCACCCTGCACCGTAACTTCATGGGCTATACGGAAAATACCACCCAGATGATGCTTGCTCTCGGCTCATCATCCATCAGCGACACCTGGTACGCTTTTGCTCAGAACGAGCGTGACGATACCTCCTACATCAAGGCAGTGAACGAAGATCGTTTCCCGCTTCATCGCGGTCATCTTTTGACTGACGAAGATCTGGTGCTTCGCCGTCACATTCTTAACCTGATGTGCAAACAGGAGACCTCATGGGCTGATCCGAAGCTCTACACCGAAGAGCTTGATATTGCGCTCTACCGCCTTGAAGATATGGAGAATGACGGTCTGGTTGTGCTGGGTGACAAAAGTGTGCGTGTTACCGAGGTTGGCATACCCTTCCTCCGCAACATCTGCATGGCCTTTGACGCAAGGCTCTGGAGCTCCGACAGCCTCTCGAAGGCATACAATGTCTCCCGCGATATCCAGAAAACCTACATCGAAAAAGCCCGCCTCGCAAAAGAAGCGCAGCAGGTTAGCTGA
- a CDS encoding NAD(P)/FAD-dependent oxidoreductase, which translates to MKKHVVIVGGGFAGINAAKVLGNKPDIEITIIDRKNYHLFQPLLYQVAMAALGEGDIAAPLRNMLANYSNITVFKGIVRSVDIGKKTIVTDFREITYDYLILACGVQHHYFGNNQWEEFAPGLKTLAQAKEIRRRVMEAYERAERTTDFVERKKLLTFIIVGGGPTGVELAGSIGEMSRYTLSKFYRNIDPKLTRIFIVEAAPRILGSFSPDLASKATRSLEKLGVQVWTNSMVSNVDENGVQIGNERIEAATVLWAAGVTATGIGKTMDVDTDRIGRIIVDEDLSIPQHPEIFVGGDLAHFQLEDGKTLPGLAPVALQQGRAIGKNILLDLKGKTRKLFRYHDKGQMATIGKNKAIVEFGSLKFDGIFAWFTWLLVHIYFLTSFRHRVFVLMQWGWSYFTFSYGARLIVNREWRFYPEACSSSSVNDEEE; encoded by the coding sequence ATGAAAAAGCATGTTGTTATAGTAGGCGGAGGATTTGCCGGGATCAATGCAGCCAAGGTGCTTGGCAACAAACCGGATATCGAGATCACCATCATTGACCGGAAAAACTACCACCTCTTCCAGCCGCTCCTCTACCAGGTGGCCATGGCCGCGCTTGGAGAGGGGGATATTGCCGCACCTCTTCGGAACATGCTGGCGAACTACAGCAACATAACCGTCTTCAAGGGCATCGTCAGAAGCGTCGATATAGGGAAGAAAACCATCGTCACTGACTTCCGGGAGATTACCTACGACTACCTCATTCTTGCCTGCGGTGTACAGCACCACTATTTCGGCAACAACCAGTGGGAGGAGTTTGCACCGGGGCTGAAAACCCTTGCGCAGGCAAAAGAGATCCGGCGCCGGGTTATGGAGGCCTATGAACGTGCCGAACGGACAACCGATTTCGTTGAACGAAAAAAACTGCTCACCTTCATCATAGTTGGAGGAGGTCCCACCGGAGTTGAACTTGCCGGTTCCATCGGTGAGATGAGCCGCTACACCCTCTCTAAATTTTACCGTAACATCGATCCGAAGCTTACCCGGATTTTCATCGTTGAAGCCGCGCCGCGCATTCTCGGCTCTTTTTCCCCTGATCTGGCCAGCAAGGCAACCCGCTCCCTTGAGAAACTCGGCGTGCAGGTCTGGACAAACAGCATGGTAAGCAACGTTGATGAAAACGGCGTACAGATCGGCAATGAACGCATAGAAGCGGCTACCGTGCTTTGGGCCGCAGGCGTTACGGCTACCGGCATCGGAAAGACCATGGATGTCGATACCGACCGCATAGGAAGGATCATTGTTGATGAAGACCTCAGCATTCCGCAGCATCCCGAAATATTTGTCGGCGGTGACCTTGCCCATTTTCAGCTTGAGGATGGCAAAACGCTTCCGGGGCTTGCTCCCGTTGCCCTGCAGCAGGGACGCGCCATAGGCAAAAATATTCTGCTCGACCTGAAGGGTAAAACAAGAAAGCTCTTCCGCTATCACGACAAAGGCCAGATGGCGACCATCGGCAAAAACAAGGCGATCGTTGAATTCGGCAGTCTGAAATTTGACGGCATTTTTGCCTGGTTTACCTGGCTGCTGGTTCATATCTACTTTCTCACCAGCTTCCGTCACCGGGTCTTTGTGCTCATGCAGTGGGGATGGTCATACTTCACCTTCAGCTATGGCGCACGTCTGATCGTCAACCGGGAGTGGCGCTTCTATCCGGAAGCATGTTCAAGCAGCTCCGTTAACGATGAAGAGGAGTGA
- a CDS encoding antitoxin, which produces MKAKLTKEEKDILDSFEKGEWVPVTDLSKRRKELAEYAGHSLKKGKRLNIRISERDLTELQSKAIKEGLPYQTYVASIIHKFINGTLVDGAAKQ; this is translated from the coding sequence ATGAAAGCTAAACTGACCAAAGAAGAGAAGGACATACTGGATAGTTTTGAAAAAGGTGAATGGGTTCCTGTTACCGACCTTTCAAAAAGAAGAAAAGAGTTGGCCGAGTACGCTGGTCATTCTTTAAAAAAGGGTAAGAGGCTGAATATTCGAATTTCTGAAAGAGACCTCACTGAGTTACAAAGCAAGGCCATCAAAGAAGGTTTGCCATACCAGACTTATGTAGCAAGTATTATTCACAAGTTCATTAATGGAACACTGGTTGATGGAGCCGCAAAACAGTGA
- a CDS encoding cupin domain-containing protein, producing MQKAEYWIDHLQLLPHPEGGFYRETYRSSASYSFTGNAPFEGSRSCATAIYYLLRNSDCSKLHRIHSDELWFFHAGDPLTVHVFPETGEPSSFTLGTSADEGQVFQEFVPAMSWFGAELANPESESYALVSCVVAPGFDFRDFSFANRSLLLKQFPGKKPVIERLT from the coding sequence ATGCAAAAGGCTGAGTACTGGATAGATCACCTTCAGCTTCTCCCCCACCCTGAAGGCGGCTTCTACCGCGAAACCTACCGGAGCAGCGCCTCTTACTCCTTCACCGGTAACGCCCCATTCGAGGGCTCCCGCTCCTGTGCAACGGCAATCTACTATCTCCTGAGAAACAGCGATTGCTCAAAGCTGCACAGGATTCACTCCGATGAGCTCTGGTTCTTCCATGCCGGTGATCCGCTCACGGTGCATGTTTTTCCTGAAACCGGAGAACCCTCTTCGTTTACGCTTGGCACTTCTGCTGATGAAGGTCAGGTATTTCAGGAGTTTGTTCCGGCTATGAGCTGGTTCGGAGCCGAACTTGCCAACCCCGAGAGCGAAAGCTATGCGCTGGTAAGCTGCGTTGTAGCACCCGGATTTGATTTCCGTGACTTTTCATTTGCCAACCGGTCACTGTTGCTGAAGCAGTTCCCCGGCAAAAAACCGGTCATTGAGCGCCTCACCTGA